A single Rhinoderma darwinii isolate aRhiDar2 unplaced genomic scaffold, aRhiDar2.hap1 Scaffold_1013, whole genome shotgun sequence DNA region contains:
- the LOC142698247 gene encoding fatty-acid amide hydrolase 1-like codes for MADSSVKDLWKHYTAIKEYRCEYIKEWRTLGLDALLCPMLGPAFNIGHPGKLFAGFGFTMLFNILNFPAGVLPVTAVTPEDEEELKHYKGYYNDPWDKAVIKGMEGGIGLPVAVQCVALQWQEEQCLRLMKEVETVTRGRDNK; via the exons ATGGCGGATAG TTCCGTGAAGGATTTGTGGAAACATTACACGGCGATTAAG GAATATCGCTGCGAATATATCAAGGAATGGAGGACCCTCGGCCTGGACGCTTTACTCTGCCCCATGCTTGGCCCGGCCTTCAACATCGGTCACCCTGGAAAACTCTTTG ccggcTTCGGGTTCACCATGCTCTTCAACATCCTGAATTTCCCTGCCGGAGTCCTCCCTGTGACCGCCGTGACgccagaggatgaggaggagcTGAAGCATTATAAGGGCTATTATAATGATCCCTGGGACAAAGCAGTCATTAAG GGTATGGAAGGCGGGATCGGGCTGCCTGTCGCGGTGCAGTGTGTGGCGTTACAGTGGCAGGAAGAACAGTGCCTGCGCCTCATGAAAGAAGTGGAGACTGTGACCCGAGGCCGTGACAATAAGtga